The Lemur catta isolate mLemCat1 chromosome X, mLemCat1.pri, whole genome shotgun sequence genome has a window encoding:
- the UBL4A gene encoding ubiquitin-like protein 4A — MQLTVKALQGRECSLQVREDEFVSTLKQLVSEKLNVPVRQQRLLFKGKALADGKRLSDYSIGPNSKLNLVVKPLEKVLLEEGTARRLADSPPPYVWQLISKVLARHFSAADASRVLEQLQRDYERSLSRLTLDDIERLASRFLHPEVTEAMEKGFSK, encoded by the exons ATGCAGCTGACGGTGAAGGCGCTCCAGGGCCGCGAGTGCAGCCTGCAG GTGCGGGAGGACGAGTTCGTGTCCACGCTGAAGCAGCTGGTCTCTGAGAAGCTGAACGTCCCCGTGCGCCAGCAACGGCTGCTGTTCAAGGGCAAGGCCCTGGCAG ATGGGAAACGACTGTCAGATTATAGCATCGGGCCCAATTCCAAGCTCAACCTAGTGGTCAAACCTCTGGAGAAGGTGTTACTGGAAGAAGGCACTGCCCGGAGACTGGCCGACTCCCCACCCCCGTATGTCTGGCAGCTGATCTCTAAAGTCTTGGCGCGCCACTTCAGTGCAGCAGATGCCAGCAGGGTCCTGGAACAACTGCAGAGG GATTACGAGAGGTCCCTGAGCCGCCTGACGCTGGATGACATCGAACGCTTGGCTAGCCGCTTTCTGCACCCGGAAGTGACTGAGGCTATGGAGAAGGGGTTCTCCAAGTAG